A part of Terriglobus roseus genomic DNA contains:
- the map gene encoding type I methionyl aminopeptidase: protein MAIAIKTPQEIEKMRASGRILRQVHIAVEAAVKPGATTMDLERVAEAKIRELGGKPAFKGYNDYPCCLCTSVNNEVIHGIPSEKKVLQEGDIVSVDCGVILEGYYSDAAGTYPVGKISPETRKLLDVTKASLEQAIQEVRVGGTVGDIGAVVQEICEAEGYGVVKDFVGHGIGKNMHEDPQVPNYGKRGKGTKLKAGMVLAIEPMINAGTADVKVLKDGWTAVTIDGSMSAHFEHTVAVTKDGPVVLTQ, encoded by the coding sequence ATGGCGATCGCGATCAAAACACCGCAGGAAATCGAGAAGATGCGTGCAAGCGGACGCATCCTGCGTCAGGTCCACATTGCAGTGGAAGCGGCTGTGAAGCCGGGTGCTACCACCATGGACCTGGAGCGCGTTGCCGAGGCGAAGATTCGTGAACTGGGCGGTAAGCCGGCGTTTAAGGGATACAACGATTATCCCTGCTGCCTGTGCACCTCAGTGAACAACGAGGTGATCCACGGGATCCCCTCGGAGAAGAAGGTTCTGCAGGAAGGCGACATTGTGTCGGTGGACTGCGGCGTGATTCTGGAAGGCTATTACTCGGACGCAGCGGGAACGTATCCCGTGGGTAAGATCAGCCCGGAAACACGCAAGCTGCTGGATGTGACGAAGGCGTCGCTCGAGCAGGCGATTCAGGAAGTACGCGTTGGTGGCACGGTAGGTGACATTGGCGCAGTAGTGCAGGAGATCTGCGAAGCCGAAGGTTACGGCGTGGTCAAGGATTTTGTGGGCCACGGCATTGGCAAGAACATGCACGAAGACCCGCAGGTTCCGAACTACGGAAAGCGCGGCAAGGGAACAAAGCTCAAGGCAGGCATGGTGCTTGCAATCGAGCCGATGATCAACGCTGGAACGGCTGACGTGAAGGTGTTGAAGGACGGATGGACCGCAGTGACGATAGACGGCAGCATGAGCGCCCACTTCGAACACACGGTAGCTGTAACGAAAGATGGTCCGGTCGTCCTGACGCAGTAA
- the rplO gene encoding 50S ribosomal protein L15 → MNLSNLNAPKGANSNKKRVGRGMGSGMGKTSTRGHKGQRSRSGSRSMRGFEGGQMPLHRRLPKRGFTNIFRQEYQVLALDTIQLFAATKNVTELTVEAMLENGLVRKKKALVKVLANGEINTAVTVYAHKASKAAQAKIEAAGGKLVLLGAPAAEEAAA, encoded by the coding sequence CTGAATCTTTCGAATTTGAATGCGCCGAAGGGCGCGAACAGCAACAAGAAGCGCGTGGGCCGTGGTATGGGTTCGGGCATGGGCAAGACGTCGACGCGCGGTCACAAGGGCCAGCGCTCGCGTTCGGGTTCGCGCTCGATGCGTGGTTTTGAAGGCGGCCAGATGCCGCTGCACCGCCGCCTGCCGAAGCGTGGCTTCACCAACATCTTCCGTCAGGAGTACCAGGTTCTGGCTCTCGACACGATCCAGCTCTTTGCTGCAACCAAGAACGTCACCGAGCTGACCGTCGAAGCAATGCTGGAGAACGGTCTGGTTCGCAAGAAGAAGGCCCTGGTGAAGGTCCTGGCAAACGGCGAGATCAACACAGCTGTAACCGTGTACGCGCACAAGGCTTCCAAGGCTGCACAGGCGAAGATCGAAGCAGCTGGCGGCAAGCTGGTTCTGCTCGGCGCGCCGGCTGCAGAAGAAGCAGCAGCGTAA
- the infA gene encoding translation initiation factor IF-1, with amino-acid sequence MPKEDAIEVMAVVVETLPNAMFKVELENKHQVLAHVSGRMRKNFIRILPGDRVAIELSPYDLNRGRIVYRYK; translated from the coding sequence TTGCCGAAGGAAGATGCAATTGAAGTAATGGCAGTGGTTGTAGAAACCCTGCCGAACGCGATGTTCAAGGTGGAACTGGAGAACAAGCACCAGGTGCTGGCCCACGTTTCCGGCCGCATGCGCAAGAACTTCATCCGCATCCTCCCCGGAGACCGTGTCGCTATTGAGTTGAGCCCGTATGACTTGAACCGCGGGCGTATTGTGTACCGCTACAAGTAG
- the rplR gene encoding 50S ribosomal protein L18 produces the protein MITAPQRNVIRKRVHKRVRAKIAGTTERPRLNIFRSLNHIYAQVIDDSTHTTLASASTVVKKGEEKKSGGNIAAAQEVGKLVAERAKEAGVTKVVFDRGGYLYHGRVKALADAAREAGLEF, from the coding sequence ATGATCACTGCACCTCAGCGCAATGTCATCCGGAAGCGCGTTCACAAGCGCGTTCGTGCGAAGATCGCCGGCACCACCGAGCGTCCTCGCCTGAACATCTTCCGTTCGCTCAACCACATCTACGCACAGGTCATCGACGACTCCACGCACACCACGCTGGCTTCCGCCTCCACCGTCGTTAAGAAGGGTGAAGAGAAGAAGAGCGGCGGCAACATCGCTGCAGCCCAGGAAGTGGGCAAACTGGTTGCAGAGCGTGCAAAGGAAGCAGGCGTGACCAAGGTTGTGTTTGACCGTGGTGGTTACCTGTATCACGGCCGCGTCAAGGCCCTGGCCGATGCCGCGCGTGAAGCCGGTCTCGAGTTCTAA
- a CDS encoding adenylate kinase family protein, whose product MAEHELNQTPAPVDGFIPGPVLLLGAPGVGKGTQAQILMDLWGIPQISTGDIIRENIKLGTPVGLEFQDLVAQGIFVPDELVNRMVALRLSQPDAARGYILDGYPRTLGQAEWLDEQLAGDGFPVEGWEVSPAGKLPVIAVSIEVRYDELLRRITGRRTGPVSKRIYNIYTNPPLVEGVDDVDGQPLVQRPDDTEEVFAERMRQFADLTAPVIEHYRAQGRFEVVDGEQPVEVVTETIVAALKRLRREGM is encoded by the coding sequence GTGGCAGAACATGAACTGAATCAAACACCGGCTCCAGTGGATGGCTTCATCCCTGGGCCGGTGCTTCTTCTGGGCGCACCTGGAGTCGGTAAGGGAACGCAGGCGCAGATTCTGATGGACCTGTGGGGCATCCCGCAGATTTCCACCGGCGACATCATCCGCGAGAACATCAAGCTGGGAACCCCGGTTGGCCTCGAGTTCCAGGATCTCGTTGCGCAGGGCATTTTCGTTCCCGATGAGCTTGTTAACCGCATGGTGGCATTGCGTTTAAGCCAGCCAGATGCCGCTCGTGGATACATTCTGGACGGCTATCCCCGGACATTGGGGCAGGCAGAATGGCTGGATGAGCAACTTGCAGGAGATGGCTTTCCAGTCGAAGGCTGGGAAGTGTCGCCCGCCGGCAAACTTCCAGTGATTGCAGTAAGTATCGAAGTTCGGTATGATGAGTTGTTGCGTCGTATCACTGGTCGGCGCACAGGTCCGGTCTCCAAGCGGATTTACAACATCTACACCAATCCTCCGCTCGTTGAGGGGGTTGATGATGTGGATGGTCAGCCGCTTGTGCAGCGCCCGGACGACACCGAAGAAGTCTTTGCGGAGCGGATGCGGCAGTTTGCGGATCTGACTGCGCCGGTGATCGAGCATTATCGCGCCCAGGGCCGGTTTGAGGTTGTGGACGGCGAGCAGCCGGTGGAAGTGGTAACGGAAACAATCGTCGCGGCGCTGAAGCGTCTGCGGCGCGAGGGCATGTAA
- the rpmD gene encoding 50S ribosomal protein L30 has translation MAENTGKIKIQYYRSKIATPVKHKLVVKGLGFTRLNQIVEREDTPSVRGMVAAIPHLVRIVE, from the coding sequence ATGGCAGAAAACACGGGCAAGATCAAGATCCAGTACTACCGCTCGAAGATCGCGACGCCGGTCAAGCACAAGCTGGTGGTTAAGGGCCTGGGCTTCACGCGTCTGAATCAGATCGTTGAACGCGAGGACACGCCCTCGGTTCGCGGCATGGTTGCGGCAATCCCGCACCTGGTTCGCATCGTCGAGTAA
- the rpsE gene encoding 30S ribosomal protein S5 — translation MAIRKKIDANKLNLKDQVVAINRVTKVVKGGKNMSFAALVVIGDPDQGIVGYGSGKAKEVPQAIRKGIEAAKKNLHKVNLTETSIPHQVLGRYGSGHVLLKPAPEGTGVIAGGAVRAVMTSAGVQNVLTKSLGTANPHNVIKATFDALIQLRDKAAVAALRGKDVQEL, via the coding sequence ATGGCAATTCGCAAGAAGATTGATGCAAATAAGCTGAACCTGAAGGACCAGGTCGTCGCGATCAACCGCGTGACCAAGGTCGTTAAGGGCGGTAAGAATATGTCGTTCGCAGCACTGGTTGTGATCGGCGATCCGGATCAGGGCATTGTGGGCTACGGCAGCGGTAAGGCCAAGGAAGTTCCCCAGGCGATCCGCAAGGGCATTGAAGCGGCCAAGAAGAACCTGCACAAGGTGAACCTGACCGAGACCTCGATTCCGCACCAGGTGCTGGGCCGTTATGGCTCGGGTCACGTGCTGCTGAAGCCGGCTCCTGAAGGTACCGGTGTGATCGCAGGTGGCGCGGTTCGTGCGGTGATGACGTCTGCCGGTGTGCAGAACGTTCTGACCAAGTCGCTGGGAACAGCGAACCCGCACAACGTGATCAAGGCCACGTTTGACGCGCTCATCCAGCTGCGTGACAAGGCTGCTGTTGCAGCTCTGCGCGGCAAGGATGTTCAGGAACTCTAA
- the rplF gene encoding 50S ribosomal protein L6, with translation MSRIGLKPIALPTTVKYTVNGNDVEVTGPKGKVTALLPTGIRLEAKDGVLHAVRDNDSQKAIHGLARALMFNAVEGVTNGWKKELDIVGIGYRAEMKGAGMVVFTLGYSHPIEFPLPAGITVTIDPKQTHLTVEGIDRQKVGQVAADMRSLRKPDPYKNKGVRYSDEKLKKKVGKTGSK, from the coding sequence ATGTCACGTATTGGTTTGAAGCCGATCGCTCTGCCCACAACCGTGAAGTACACGGTGAACGGCAACGACGTTGAAGTTACCGGCCCCAAGGGCAAGGTCACCGCTCTGCTGCCCACCGGCATTCGCCTTGAGGCGAAGGACGGCGTGCTGCACGCAGTTCGCGACAACGATTCGCAGAAGGCGATTCACGGCCTGGCTCGCGCACTCATGTTCAACGCTGTTGAAGGCGTGACCAACGGCTGGAAGAAGGAACTGGACATCGTCGGCATCGGTTACCGTGCTGAGATGAAGGGAGCGGGCATGGTTGTATTCACGCTCGGCTACTCGCACCCCATCGAGTTCCCGCTGCCTGCTGGCATCACGGTCACCATCGACCCGAAGCAGACGCACCTGACGGTTGAAGGAATCGACCGCCAGAAGGTTGGCCAGGTGGCCGCCGATATGCGTTCGCTGCGTAAGCCTGATCCATACAAGAACAAGGGCGTACGTTACTCGGACGAGAAGCTGAAGAAGAAGGTCGGCAAGACCGGCTCCAAGTAA
- the secY gene encoding preprotein translocase subunit SecY, with product MFDKLANIFRIPELRTRVLFTLGLLAVYRLGGHIPTPGINADLLAQYFAQNAGSSLGLVDLFTGGSLRRLTIFALGIMPYITASIIFQLLTVIYEPLAKLQKEGEVGRRKITQWTRYVTVLLAIVQSFAIAMMLTKSTTGAPMVTMGSKSFIALCVLTLTTGTAFIMWLGEQITERGIGNGMSLLIFTGIVAGLPNGINDLYEKARDSAWGGFTPLAIAILIVAMIGVVYFIVFVEKSERRIPVQYAKRIVGRKMMGGQSTHLPLKVNSGGVMPVIFASSILSAPLLFANTQFVQNHTFFRVIADGLKPGEPWYQILSAAAIIFFAYFYISIVFRPDDIADNLRKYGGFIPGIRPGRRTSDFINDILTRITLVGAIYLIIIQLIPQMMISGVHLNHLWLVGPFFDRLPNWITNGLGVNFYFGGTSLLIVVGVAMDTVQQVESQLIMRHYEGFTPKSGRSRGRRSW from the coding sequence ATGTTTGACAAGCTGGCCAACATCTTCCGAATTCCTGAGCTGCGCACCCGCGTGCTGTTTACGCTGGGCCTGCTTGCCGTTTACCGCCTTGGCGGACACATCCCCACCCCCGGTATCAACGCTGACCTGCTTGCGCAATACTTCGCGCAGAACGCGGGTTCGTCGCTTGGTCTTGTGGATCTGTTCACCGGTGGTTCGCTTCGCCGCCTCACCATCTTCGCGCTGGGCATCATGCCGTACATCACGGCGTCGATCATCTTCCAGCTGCTGACGGTGATCTATGAGCCGCTGGCCAAGCTGCAGAAGGAAGGCGAAGTGGGTCGCCGCAAGATCACACAGTGGACCCGCTACGTAACAGTGCTGCTGGCCATCGTGCAGTCGTTCGCGATTGCCATGATGCTGACCAAGTCCACGACCGGCGCGCCGATGGTGACAATGGGTTCGAAGTCGTTCATCGCGCTCTGCGTGTTGACGCTCACGACCGGCACTGCCTTCATCATGTGGCTGGGTGAGCAGATTACGGAGCGCGGTATCGGCAACGGTATGTCGCTGCTGATCTTCACGGGTATCGTGGCTGGCTTGCCGAACGGCATCAACGATCTCTACGAGAAGGCTCGCGATTCAGCATGGGGCGGATTCACGCCGCTGGCAATCGCCATCCTGATCGTCGCCATGATCGGTGTCGTGTACTTCATCGTGTTCGTTGAGAAGTCGGAACGCCGCATCCCGGTGCAATATGCAAAGCGTATTGTGGGCCGCAAGATGATGGGCGGTCAGTCGACGCACCTGCCGCTGAAGGTGAACTCCGGTGGCGTTATGCCGGTGATCTTCGCTTCGTCGATCCTGTCGGCACCGCTGCTCTTCGCGAACACGCAGTTCGTACAGAACCACACGTTCTTCCGCGTGATTGCAGATGGTCTGAAGCCGGGCGAGCCCTGGTACCAGATTCTCAGCGCCGCCGCGATCATCTTCTTCGCGTACTTCTACATCTCAATCGTCTTCCGTCCGGATGACATTGCTGACAACCTGCGCAAGTATGGCGGGTTCATCCCTGGCATCCGTCCCGGTCGTCGTACGAGCGACTTCATCAACGACATCCTGACCCGCATCACGCTGGTTGGTGCTATCTACCTGATCATCATTCAGCTCATTCCGCAGATGATGATCTCTGGTGTGCACCTGAACCATCTCTGGCTGGTGGGACCGTTCTTTGATCGTCTGCCGAACTGGATCACCAATGGCCTGGGCGTGAACTTCTACTTCGGCGGCACCTCGCTGCTGATCGTAGTGGGCGTGGCCATGGACACCGTGCAGCAGGTCGAGTCGCAATTGATCATGCGTCACTACGAAGGCTTCACGCCAAAGAGCGGCCGTTCACGTGGCCGGCGGAGCTGGTAA